DNA from Shumkonia mesophila:
CGCAGCCCGTCGATCGGCGCCAAGCGGATGCGCCTGCTGATCGGCGGCCGCAAGTTCGTTGCGACGGCCGAACGGCCCTCGCCGCAGTCCGTCACGGTCGGGGATCTGGACCTCAAGTTGCAGAGCCACCGTGCCCTGTGGCGGAAATCCCTGGTCCCGCTGACCGTAACCGAGTTCAAAATCGTCCGGTTGCTGGTCTGCCGGGCCGGGGAAGAGGTGTCGTACCGCGAGATCTACGACGTCGTGCACGGCGCCGGCTTCGTGGCCGGAGACGGCCAGCATGGCTACCGCAGCAACGTGCGGTCCCTGATCCGCAAGATCCGCAACCGTTTTCGGGCGATCGACCCGCAGTTCCTGGAGATCGAAAACTATCCGGGCTTCGGGTATCGCTGGCGCGATCAATCGCGCGGCGACGGCAGCCAAGCCGCAACCGCGCCCAAGGCCAAGGGATTTTCCAACGTCCTCTGGCCCGACGGCGGACTGGTCTCCGTTTCCCCCACGCCTTCGGGTTAACGCCTTTGCGTGAGGGGATCATCCCGTTGCGTCAGAACGCCGGGATCGTCAAGGGATGCCGACATCGAAAAAGTTGCCAGGACCCCGAACTGCGCGCGGAGACGACAATGAACATCATTCTGTCGGCTGAGCGTTCCTCGCTCAATCAGACCCGGCATCTGTACCCCGTAATCCTGTGTGGGGGGGCGGGTAAACGCCTGTGGCCGCTGTCGCGAAAAAACTATCCCAAGCAACTCCTGCCGCTGGCGTCCGAACGCACGATGCTGCAGGAAACGGCGGAGCGGGCGCGGACCCTGATCGGCCTGCGCTCCCCCGTCGTGCTGTGCAGCGAGGAACACCGCTTCCTGGTCGCCGAGCAACTTTCCGCCATCGACATGATCCCGGAAGCCATCCTGTGCGAACCGGTCAGCCGCAACACCGGCCCCGCGCTGGCCGCCGCCGCCGCCTATCTGCAGGAGCGCGACCCCGAGGCGATCATGCTGGCCCTGCCCGCCGACCATTACATCGGCGACGGGCCCGCCTTCGCCGAGGCGGCCTTCCGCGCCGTCCAGCCTGCCGCC
Protein-coding regions in this window:
- a CDS encoding response regulator transcription factor, translated to MLIHADDPYCTALAACLRAQELFVIEFDDPRAALLYVTNGGGIDAVLIDADLPQASGIDLLVRFRSLGGMAPAAIVADDSEEEIEEIALEHGASDFLSKSRSPSIGAKRMRLLIGGRKFVATAERPSPQSVTVGDLDLKLQSHRALWRKSLVPLTVTEFKIVRLLVCRAGEEVSYREIYDVVHGAGFVAGDGQHGYRSNVRSLIRKIRNRFRAIDPQFLEIENYPGFGYRWRDQSRGDGSQAATAPKAKGFSNVLWPDGGLVSVSPTPSG